The following proteins are encoded in a genomic region of Phragmites australis chromosome 9, lpPhrAust1.1, whole genome shotgun sequence:
- the LOC133929182 gene encoding jacalin-related lectin 3-like, whose translation MSIKSINGKIPIVVGPWGGTGGYPWDDGVYSTIRQIVITHGAAIDSIRIEYDLKGTSVWSETHGGTDGGSGTDKVKLDFPDEILLSVSGYYGSVCGTPVIIRSLTFQSNRSKYGPFGTEDGTPFSLPVSSGKIIGFCGRSGSYLNSIGFYLKQVHVPSPLNSPASPGSLPSAYGRNGYSLTEGGPGHENMVLAVRDRGDSYAVYASNHPKQQYTNPSPNYNDGALWSKMVSFPSYYGEKGAAAVNSPQTYGPWGGSGGTIFDDGVYTGVWQINLTRAVGISSMKVLYDRNGQAVWGNKHGFSGGVSPDKIVFDFPSEVLTHITGFHGSAIIMGPTVIRSLTFHTNKRTYGPYGDECGTYFSTNFTNGRIVGFHGREGWYIDGIGVHVQEGKVAPQRFRSTPRTATSPSLHYNMLAQAQSDTDDEVAYGMVKEPVPMGPGPWGGEGGRPWDDGVYTGVKQIYVMRGTFIGSIQIEYDRGGHSIWSARHGNSGHITHRVKLDYPHEVLTCVYGYYNNYREEGPRVLRSLTFITNRGKYGPFGDEAGAFFSSATTEGKVVGFHGRSGQHLDAIGVHMQHWLGDRRPAPKYVLSKYLF comes from the exons ATG AGCATCAAAAGCATTAATGGGAAGATTCCCATAGTGGTTGGGCCTTGGGGAGGGACAGGAGGATACCCTTGGGATGACGGTGTGTACTCGACAATACGCCAGATTGTGATCACCCATGGTGCAGCTATCGACTCGATAAGGATCGAGTATGACCTGAAAGGAACCTCAGTCTGGTCAGAGACGCACGGTGGTACTGACGGAGGCTCCGGAACTGATAAG GTCAAGCTAGATTTTCCTGATGAGATCCTTCTGTCTGTAAGTGGTTACTATGGATCAGTCTGCGGGACTCCGGTTATCATAAGATCGCTGACATTTCAAAGCAACCGTTCAAAGTACGGGCCTTTCGGCACTGAAGATGGGACGCCTTTCTCACTTCCAGTGAGCAGCGGCAAGATTATTGGATTTTGTGGACGGTCTGGGTCGTATCTCAACTCAATAGGCTTTTATCTGAAGCAAGTGCATGTTCCAAGTCCATTGAATTCTCCAGCCTCACCTGGAAGCCTCCCAAGTGCATATGGTAGAAATGGTTATAGCTTAACTGAGGGTGGTCCTGGGCATGAGAACATGGTACTTGCTGTGCGAGATAGAGGTGACAGCTATGCTGTTTATGCTAGCAATCACCCCAAGCAGCAGTATACGAATCCATCCCCAAACTACAATGATGGAGCTCTCTGGAGTAAG ATGGTTTCTTTTCCTAGTTACTACGGAGAGAAAGGAGCTGCAGCTGTGAACAGCCCTCAGACATATGGTCCCTGGGGTGGAAGTGGTGGCACCATCTTTGATGATGGCGTGTACACCGGTGTGTGGCAGATCAATTTGACACGCGCAGTTGGGATTTCTTCTATGAAGGTGTTGTATGACCGAAACGGGCAGGCAGTATGGGGCAACAAGCATGGATTCAGTGGAGGTGTTTCACCTGACAAG ATAGTATTCGATTTCCCATCAGAGGTGTTGACTCATATAACTGGGTTCCATGGTTCAGCGATAATCATGGGCCCAACCGTGATTAGATCGCTCACGTTCCACACGAACAAGCGGACTTACGGACCATATGGGGATGAGTGTGGCACATACTTCTCCACCAATTTCACCAATGGAAGGATAGTAGGATTTCATGGCAGGGAGGGGTGGTACATCGATGGCATTGGAGTTCATGTTCAGGAAGGCAAGGTAGCACCACAGCGATTTAGAAGCACACCAAGGACTGCGACGAGCCCATCTTTGCATTACAACATGCTTGCCCAAGCGCAAAGTGATACCGACGATGAG GTTGCTTATGGCATGGTGAAAGAACCGGTTCCAATGGGACCAGGGCCCTGGGGCGGGGAGGGAGGCCGGCCATGGGACGATGGCGTTTACACCGGGGTGAAACAAATCTATGTCATGAGAGGCACGTTCATCGGGTCGATACAGATCGAGTACGACAGGGGTGGCCACTCCATCTGGTCTGCAAGGCATGGGAACAGTGGCCACATAACCCACAGG GTTAAGCTAGACTACCCCCACGAGGTGTTGACATGCGTGTACGGCTACTACAACAACTACAGGGAGGAAGGGCCTCGGGTCCTGAGGTCGCTCACGTTCATCACCAACCGGGGCAAGTACGGGCCATTCGGCGACGAGGCCGGCGCCTTCTTCTCGTCGGCGACGACGGAGGGGAAGGTGGTCGGGTTCCACGGCCGGAGCGGGCAGCACCTGGACGCCATCGGCGTGCACATGCAGCACTGGCTCGGGGACAGGAGGCCTGCCCCCAAATATGTGCTGTCCAAGTACCTCTTCTGA
- the LOC133929186 gene encoding thioredoxin H-type-like, with the protein MAASEGAAAEGSVIAIHSLDEWSIQIDEANSTDPKKLVVIDFTATWCGPCHVMAPIFADLAKKFPNVVFLKVDVDEMKTIAEQFSVEAMPTFLFVKGGDVKDRVVGAVKEELVKKLELQMAQ; encoded by the exons ATGGCGGCGTCGGAGGGGGCAGCGGCGGAGGGGTCGGTGATCGCGATCCACAGTCTGGACGAGTGGAGCATCCAGATCGACGAGGCTAACAGCACCGACCCCAAGAAGCTG GTGGTGATTGACTTCACTGCGACGTGGTGCGGACCATGCCACGTCATGGCTCCAATTTTTGCTGATCTCGCCAAGAAGTTTCCAAATGTCGTTTTCCTGAAGGTTGATGTTGATGAAATGAAG ACTATTGCTGAGCAATTCAGTGTTGAGGCCATGCCGACTTTCCTGTTCGTGAAGGGGGGTGACGTTAAGGACAGGGTTGTTGGCGCAGTGAAGGAAGAGctggtgaagaagcttgagcTACAGATGGCCCAGTAG
- the LOC133929185 gene encoding uncharacterized protein LOC133929185: MRGIRESLSSVQGRLLRLEVVVLLSALILAALVLYGSANRRSSDKLLRGVMWMAYSLSYVVVSYAVGIIQDGPFRGETFVLWAAALLLIQASAYAAPVHSRRDVDQRKKLLLQHVLQTGLVLWLIVDATGRNTSYRAAIWAFWALNVLKTAAKIAEMIQTSRPDLSVKVVAEYMDVGEALASDQRPDPVSMKGYRYIFHGEETVLPVSHDGARPSRDDMLAQRASKSVVTIDQVYKWIDQQPYSEVEKDRARDFCLAFALFKLLKRRFYGYVPAEAGSEKARDLVLTGLIHTGATGPDAAFRVVEAELAFLYDFFYTRNVVLVGARTYICIAVAVAGLTMWTAFFGTLGPGYHRLLIGVRNLDRSVTVLIVVITAGLEVFQAVAGFSSNWRYIKTLYRCVRDDRPWSRRWRGHHLWWKESIKPPETKYWEEKVGQYVLLKRFHHQPWNLLSWLTLYLVEPRRQGQKRGRRKPLPPEVKRAVLLSLKLSHCQLTNGVATLRKHGLLPRLEWACRFPKLTDQILVWHIVTTRCHWASGRPGRADALGEHRLIATKLSNYCAYLVAFVPEMLPDSSYNAEQIFDTAVQQARDHLGGCRTASSILARLQEMERACLEDLESGGVYERAGTTTVIERAALLGGQLRAAVGADARRWQVLAEFWTELVLFLAPSDNVDIHGEMLGAGGEFMTQLWALLAHAGVLERPPGHASATTG; encoded by the coding sequence ATGCGCGGCATCAGGGAGAGCCTCAGCTCGGTGCAGGGCAGACTGCTGCGCCTGGAGGTGGTCGTACTCCTGAGCGCGCTCATCCTCGCCGCCCTGGTGCTCTATGGCTCCGCCAACCGCCGGAGCAGCGACAAGCTGCTCCGCGGCGTCATGTGGATGGCCTACTCGCTCTCCTACGTGGTGGTCTCCTACGCCGTGGGGATCATCCAGGACGGGCCCTTCCGCGGCGAGACGTTCGTGCTCTGGGCGGCCGCGCTGCTCCTCATCCAGGCGAGCGCGTACGCGGCGCCCGTGCACAGCCGTCGCGACGTCGACCAGCGCAagaagctgctgctgcagcacgTCCTCCAGACGGGCCTCGTGCTCTGGCTCATCGTCGACGCCACCGGCCGCAACACCAGCTACCGGGCGGCCATCTGGGCGTTCTGGGCGCTCAACGTGCTCAAGACGGCCGCCAAGATCGCCGAGATGATCCAGACCAGCCGCCCCGACCTATCCGTCAAGGTGGTCGCCGAGTACATGGACGTCGGGGAGGCTCTCGCCTCCGACCAGCGGCCTGACCCCGTCAGCATGAAAGGGTACAGGTACATCTTCCACGGCGAGGAGACCGTGCTGCCGGTCAGCCACGATGGCGCCCGACCCTCCCGGGACGACATGCTCGCTCAGAGAGCCAGCAAGTCGGTCGTCACGATCGACCAAGTTTACAAGTGGATCGATCAACAGCCGTACAGCGAGGTTGAGAAGGACAGAGCGAGGGACTTCTGCCTCGCCTTCGCGCTGTTCAAGCTGCTGAAGCGGCGGTTCTACGGGTACGTGCCGGCGGAGGCCGGCTCGGAGAAGGCGCGCGACCTCGTCTTAACCGGGCTCATCCACACGGGCGCCACTGGCCCCGACGCCGCCTTCCGGGTCGTCGAGGCGGAGCTCGCCTTCCTCTACGACTTCTTCTACACCAGGAACGTCGTGCTGGTGGGAGCCAGGACCTACATCTGCATAGCCGTCGCCGTGGCAGGCCTGACCATGTGGACGGCGTTCTTTGGCACGCTTGGCCCCGGCTACCATCGCCTCCTGATCGGCGTGCGCAACCTCGACCGGTCCGTCACGGTGCTGATCGTCGTGATCACCGCGGGGCTCGAGGTGTTCCAGGCGGTGGCCGGCTTCTCCTCCAACTGGAGGTACATTAAGACCCTGTACCGCTGCGTGCGCGACGACCGGCCATGGTCTAGGCGGTGGCGGGGCCACCACCTCTGGTGGAAGGAGAGCATCAAGCCGCCGGAGACCAAGTACTGGGAGGAGAAGGTCGGCCAGTACGTGCTCCTGAAGCGGTTCCACCACCAGCCGTGGAACCTGCTCTCGTGGCTGACGCTCTACCTGGTGGAGCCGCGGCGACAAGGCCAGAAGCGAGGCCGGAGGAAGCCGCTGCCGCCCGAGGTGAAGCGCGCCGTCCTCCTCTCGCTCAAGCTTAGTCATTGCCAACTTACCAATGGTGTCGCCACCCTGCGAAAGCACGGCCTGCTGCCACGACTGGAGTGGGCGTGCAGGTTTCCGAAGCTCACCGACCAGATCCTGGTGTGGCACATCGTGACCACTCGCTGCCACTGGGCTAGCGGCCGTCCTGGCCGCGCTGACGCTCTTGGCGAGCACCGGCTCATCGCGACGAAGCTGTCAAACTACTGCGCCTACCTGGTGGCGTTCGTGCCGGAGATGCTGCCGGACTCGAGCTACAACGCCGAGCAGATCTTCGACACGGCGGTGCAGCAGGCGCGGGACCATCTGGGCGGCTGCAGGACGGCGAGCAGCATACTCGCCAGGCTACAGGAGATGGAGCGGGCGTGTCTGGAGGACCTGGAAAGCGGCGGCGTGTACGAGCGAGCGGGCACCACCACCGTCATCGAGCGCGCGGCGCTGCTCGGGGGGCAGCTCAGGGCTGCGGTGGGCGCCGACGCCCGGCGGTGGCAAGTTCTGGCCGAGTTCTGGACGGAGCTTGTGCTGTTCCTCGCGCCGTCGGACAACGTGGACATCCACGGCGAGATGCTCGGCGCCGGGGGCGAGTTCATGACGCAGCTGTGGGCGCTGCTGGCTCACGCCGGCGTCCTGGAGCGACCGCCCGGTCACGCGTCGGCAACGACGGGGTGA